One segment of Rhinatrema bivittatum chromosome 14, aRhiBiv1.1, whole genome shotgun sequence DNA contains the following:
- the ERF gene encoding ETS domain-containing transcription factor ERF isoform X2, whose amino-acid sequence MKTPADTGFAFPDWAYKPESSPGSRQIQLWHFILELLRKEEYHDVIAWQGDYGEFVIKDPDEVARLWGVRKCKPQMNYDKLSRALRYYYNKRILHKTKGKRFTYKFNFNKLVLVNYPFIDMGMAGGPIPQSAPPVPSGASHFRFPPSTPDVLSPSEDLRSPTVFSSVARRVARGSVSDCSDGTSANSEVEESLAEEQRRGAELNAFRGPPLPTHARLAHESFFRVYPRPRVPEPLSPFPVSPMGAPGALLPPQLSPALPMTPNHMSYTPSPTLSPMYPGGSHFSFNPEDMKRYLQAHTQSVYNYHLSPRAFLHYPSIVVPQPQRPEKQTPLPLAPEDPAPFKFKLQPPPPGRKNRDKLGLVQSEGASTSRVAEGPAGVLPQIKVEPISDVESDEELTVEVTDISDEDEEVFKTPTAPLAPVLEERAPSLRWDGECSGTPSPAGVERVPAQDESGRCIPLKLRFKRRWSEDQRSEACTEEADDKKVRGEDNLGPRAPLPGDAGPARRVSADLQQATAELSLEHRDS is encoded by the exons GCTTCGCCTTCCCTGACTGGGCGTACAAGCCCGAGTCCAGCCCTGGCTCTCGGCAGATCCAGCTCTGGCACTTCATCCTGGAGTTACTGCGGAAGGAGGAGTATCACGATGTCATTGCCTGGCAGGGAGACTATGGAGAGTTTGTCATCAAGGACCCCGATGAGGTGGCCCGGCTGTGGGGGGTGCGAAAGTGCAAGCCTCAGATGAACTATGACAAGCTGAGCCGGGCTTTGAG GTATTACTACAACAAGCGGATCCTGCACAAAACCAAAGGCAAACGGTTCACCTACAAATTCAACTTCAACAAGCTGGTGTTGGTCAACTATCCCTTCATAGACATGGGCATGGCTG GCGGACCCATCCCTCAGAGTGCCCCGCCAGTACCCTCAGGTGCCTCCCACTTCCGCTTTCCGCCATCCACTCCTGACGTCCTGTCGCCCAGTGAGGACCTGCGCTCCCCAACTGTCTTCTCTTCGGTGGCCCGGCGTGTGGCCCGTGGCTCCGTCAGCGACTGCAGCGATGGGACCTCAGCCAACTCGGAGGTGGAGGAGAGCCTGGCAGAGGAGCAACGCCGCGGGGCTGAACTGAATGCCTTTCGGGGCCCGCCACTGCCCACCCATGCCCGTCTGGCTCACGAGAGCTTCTTTCGTGTCTACCCTCGGCCGCGGGTCCCAGAGCCACTCAGCCCTTTTCCTGTCTCACCCATGGGAGCCCCAGGGGCCCTGCTGCCCCCACAGCTGTCTCCAGCGCTACCAATGACCCCCAACCACATGAGCTACACACCTTCACCTACCTTGAGCCCCATGTATCCTGGCGGCAGTCATTTTTCCTTCAACCCCGAGGACATGAAGCGTTATTTGCAAGCTCACACGCAGAGTGTATACAACTATCACCTGAGTCCCCGTGCCTTCCTGCATTACCCAAGCATTGTGGTACCCCAGCCTCAGCGGCCTGAGAAGCAGACTCCCCTGCCACTGGCTCCCGAGGACCCCGCTCCCTTCAAGTTTAAGCTACAGCCCCCGCCCCCAGGCAGAAAGAACCGGGACAAGCTTGGGCTGGTGCAGAGCGAGGGAGCTAGCACAAGTAGGGTAGCAGAAGGCCCAGCCGGGGTGCTGCCAcagattaaggtggagcccatatCTGATGTGGAATCTGATGAGGAGCTGACTGTGGAGGTGACCGATATCAGTGATGAGGACGAGGAGGTATTCAAGACCCCCACTGCTCCCTTGGCCCCAGTCCTCGAGGAAAGAGCTCCGTCGCTGAGATGGGATGGGGAGTGCAGTGGCACCCCATCTCCTGCTGGTGTGGAGAGGGTGCCCGCTCAGGATGAGAGCGGCCGCTGCATCCCGCTGAAACTGCGTTTTAAGCGACGCTGGAGCGAGGACCAGCGCAGCGAGGCATGCACGGAGGAGGCAGATGACAAGAAGGTGCGGGGCGaggacaacctgggccccagggCGCCTCTCCCTGGTGATGCGGGGCCCGCCCGGCGTGTGAGCGCGGACTTGCAGCAAGCCACAGCAGAGCTGTCATTGGAG
- the ERF gene encoding ETS domain-containing transcription factor ERF isoform X1 produces the protein MYCRCLPPRKRSSSAWGQGFAFPDWAYKPESSPGSRQIQLWHFILELLRKEEYHDVIAWQGDYGEFVIKDPDEVARLWGVRKCKPQMNYDKLSRALRYYYNKRILHKTKGKRFTYKFNFNKLVLVNYPFIDMGMAGGPIPQSAPPVPSGASHFRFPPSTPDVLSPSEDLRSPTVFSSVARRVARGSVSDCSDGTSANSEVEESLAEEQRRGAELNAFRGPPLPTHARLAHESFFRVYPRPRVPEPLSPFPVSPMGAPGALLPPQLSPALPMTPNHMSYTPSPTLSPMYPGGSHFSFNPEDMKRYLQAHTQSVYNYHLSPRAFLHYPSIVVPQPQRPEKQTPLPLAPEDPAPFKFKLQPPPPGRKNRDKLGLVQSEGASTSRVAEGPAGVLPQIKVEPISDVESDEELTVEVTDISDEDEEVFKTPTAPLAPVLEERAPSLRWDGECSGTPSPAGVERVPAQDESGRCIPLKLRFKRRWSEDQRSEACTEEADDKKVRGEDNLGPRAPLPGDAGPARRVSADLQQATAELSLEHRDS, from the exons GCTTCGCCTTCCCTGACTGGGCGTACAAGCCCGAGTCCAGCCCTGGCTCTCGGCAGATCCAGCTCTGGCACTTCATCCTGGAGTTACTGCGGAAGGAGGAGTATCACGATGTCATTGCCTGGCAGGGAGACTATGGAGAGTTTGTCATCAAGGACCCCGATGAGGTGGCCCGGCTGTGGGGGGTGCGAAAGTGCAAGCCTCAGATGAACTATGACAAGCTGAGCCGGGCTTTGAG GTATTACTACAACAAGCGGATCCTGCACAAAACCAAAGGCAAACGGTTCACCTACAAATTCAACTTCAACAAGCTGGTGTTGGTCAACTATCCCTTCATAGACATGGGCATGGCTG GCGGACCCATCCCTCAGAGTGCCCCGCCAGTACCCTCAGGTGCCTCCCACTTCCGCTTTCCGCCATCCACTCCTGACGTCCTGTCGCCCAGTGAGGACCTGCGCTCCCCAACTGTCTTCTCTTCGGTGGCCCGGCGTGTGGCCCGTGGCTCCGTCAGCGACTGCAGCGATGGGACCTCAGCCAACTCGGAGGTGGAGGAGAGCCTGGCAGAGGAGCAACGCCGCGGGGCTGAACTGAATGCCTTTCGGGGCCCGCCACTGCCCACCCATGCCCGTCTGGCTCACGAGAGCTTCTTTCGTGTCTACCCTCGGCCGCGGGTCCCAGAGCCACTCAGCCCTTTTCCTGTCTCACCCATGGGAGCCCCAGGGGCCCTGCTGCCCCCACAGCTGTCTCCAGCGCTACCAATGACCCCCAACCACATGAGCTACACACCTTCACCTACCTTGAGCCCCATGTATCCTGGCGGCAGTCATTTTTCCTTCAACCCCGAGGACATGAAGCGTTATTTGCAAGCTCACACGCAGAGTGTATACAACTATCACCTGAGTCCCCGTGCCTTCCTGCATTACCCAAGCATTGTGGTACCCCAGCCTCAGCGGCCTGAGAAGCAGACTCCCCTGCCACTGGCTCCCGAGGACCCCGCTCCCTTCAAGTTTAAGCTACAGCCCCCGCCCCCAGGCAGAAAGAACCGGGACAAGCTTGGGCTGGTGCAGAGCGAGGGAGCTAGCACAAGTAGGGTAGCAGAAGGCCCAGCCGGGGTGCTGCCAcagattaaggtggagcccatatCTGATGTGGAATCTGATGAGGAGCTGACTGTGGAGGTGACCGATATCAGTGATGAGGACGAGGAGGTATTCAAGACCCCCACTGCTCCCTTGGCCCCAGTCCTCGAGGAAAGAGCTCCGTCGCTGAGATGGGATGGGGAGTGCAGTGGCACCCCATCTCCTGCTGGTGTGGAGAGGGTGCCCGCTCAGGATGAGAGCGGCCGCTGCATCCCGCTGAAACTGCGTTTTAAGCGACGCTGGAGCGAGGACCAGCGCAGCGAGGCATGCACGGAGGAGGCAGATGACAAGAAGGTGCGGGGCGaggacaacctgggccccagggCGCCTCTCCCTGGTGATGCGGGGCCCGCCCGGCGTGTGAGCGCGGACTTGCAGCAAGCCACAGCAGAGCTGTCATTGGAG
- the ERF gene encoding ETS domain-containing transcription factor ERF isoform X3 gives MNYDKLSRALRYYYNKRILHKTKGKRFTYKFNFNKLVLVNYPFIDMGMAGGPIPQSAPPVPSGASHFRFPPSTPDVLSPSEDLRSPTVFSSVARRVARGSVSDCSDGTSANSEVEESLAEEQRRGAELNAFRGPPLPTHARLAHESFFRVYPRPRVPEPLSPFPVSPMGAPGALLPPQLSPALPMTPNHMSYTPSPTLSPMYPGGSHFSFNPEDMKRYLQAHTQSVYNYHLSPRAFLHYPSIVVPQPQRPEKQTPLPLAPEDPAPFKFKLQPPPPGRKNRDKLGLVQSEGASTSRVAEGPAGVLPQIKVEPISDVESDEELTVEVTDISDEDEEVFKTPTAPLAPVLEERAPSLRWDGECSGTPSPAGVERVPAQDESGRCIPLKLRFKRRWSEDQRSEACTEEADDKKVRGEDNLGPRAPLPGDAGPARRVSADLQQATAELSLEHRDS, from the exons ATGAACTATGACAAGCTGAGCCGGGCTTTGAG GTATTACTACAACAAGCGGATCCTGCACAAAACCAAAGGCAAACGGTTCACCTACAAATTCAACTTCAACAAGCTGGTGTTGGTCAACTATCCCTTCATAGACATGGGCATGGCTG GCGGACCCATCCCTCAGAGTGCCCCGCCAGTACCCTCAGGTGCCTCCCACTTCCGCTTTCCGCCATCCACTCCTGACGTCCTGTCGCCCAGTGAGGACCTGCGCTCCCCAACTGTCTTCTCTTCGGTGGCCCGGCGTGTGGCCCGTGGCTCCGTCAGCGACTGCAGCGATGGGACCTCAGCCAACTCGGAGGTGGAGGAGAGCCTGGCAGAGGAGCAACGCCGCGGGGCTGAACTGAATGCCTTTCGGGGCCCGCCACTGCCCACCCATGCCCGTCTGGCTCACGAGAGCTTCTTTCGTGTCTACCCTCGGCCGCGGGTCCCAGAGCCACTCAGCCCTTTTCCTGTCTCACCCATGGGAGCCCCAGGGGCCCTGCTGCCCCCACAGCTGTCTCCAGCGCTACCAATGACCCCCAACCACATGAGCTACACACCTTCACCTACCTTGAGCCCCATGTATCCTGGCGGCAGTCATTTTTCCTTCAACCCCGAGGACATGAAGCGTTATTTGCAAGCTCACACGCAGAGTGTATACAACTATCACCTGAGTCCCCGTGCCTTCCTGCATTACCCAAGCATTGTGGTACCCCAGCCTCAGCGGCCTGAGAAGCAGACTCCCCTGCCACTGGCTCCCGAGGACCCCGCTCCCTTCAAGTTTAAGCTACAGCCCCCGCCCCCAGGCAGAAAGAACCGGGACAAGCTTGGGCTGGTGCAGAGCGAGGGAGCTAGCACAAGTAGGGTAGCAGAAGGCCCAGCCGGGGTGCTGCCAcagattaaggtggagcccatatCTGATGTGGAATCTGATGAGGAGCTGACTGTGGAGGTGACCGATATCAGTGATGAGGACGAGGAGGTATTCAAGACCCCCACTGCTCCCTTGGCCCCAGTCCTCGAGGAAAGAGCTCCGTCGCTGAGATGGGATGGGGAGTGCAGTGGCACCCCATCTCCTGCTGGTGTGGAGAGGGTGCCCGCTCAGGATGAGAGCGGCCGCTGCATCCCGCTGAAACTGCGTTTTAAGCGACGCTGGAGCGAGGACCAGCGCAGCGAGGCATGCACGGAGGAGGCAGATGACAAGAAGGTGCGGGGCGaggacaacctgggccccagggCGCCTCTCCCTGGTGATGCGGGGCCCGCCCGGCGTGTGAGCGCGGACTTGCAGCAAGCCACAGCAGAGCTGTCATTGGAG